Sequence from the Paenibacillus riograndensis SBR5 genome:
CTGCTCAGGGTAAGGATATCCGCCTGTTAGCGATCGATCAGTTTCTCGACGAGCATGTCGACCGGATGATCACCTCCTTGGAGATGGCGGAGCATCTGCATTTAAATGCCAGCTATTTCTCCAGATACTTCAAAAAGCTGGCGGGCGTTAATTTCACCGATTACGTCAACCAGTACAAAATTAATTTGGCGATTACAATGCTGAGCCGGCAGCACGAAACGGTGGAGAATGTGGCGTATACCCTCGGGTTCTCCGACCGGGCGTATTTTTCCAAAGTATTCAAGAAATACAGCGGCAAGAGCCCCAGTGAATACAAAAATCAGGTTTCCACTTGCTTCGAAACAGAGGAATAAAGTCGATATAAATTAGCAAACAGTGTTAAAGGAGGAAAACCATGAGTGAAATGTCGGTGAGCTTCAGCGCGAGCTGGTGAGGGAAGGCGCCTGGCTAGGCGAAGAGCTAGCCTCGGATTATAAGCTGCTAAGGAGTGATGTCAAGTGAAGAGAAGCAGCAAATTCGTTTTGCCCCTGCTTATTCTCGTCAGCCTACTTCTGACGAGTCTGGTGTCAGGTGCAGCAAGCCCAGTCGCCGGGGCAGCGGGCACCACATATTACGTGGATTCCGCCCTGGGTAATGACAACGCGGCGGGTAATAGCGAAACGTCGGCATGGAAGACGTTGACCAAGGTGAACACGGTAACCTTTAACCCCGGCGATCGCATTTTGCTTAAGGCTGGGGGAGTGTGGAGCAATCAGTATTTAGATCTTAAGGGCTCGGGTACCGAAGGAAGCCCGATTGTTGTAGATGGAAGCGGTTCCAAACCGTTGATCCATTTCGGGAATACTAGTGTAAACGGGGAGGGGTTTGGTGTTCGGCTGCGAAATGTATCTTATTGGGAAATCAATAACCTGGAGATTACGAGCGGCGAGCAGCTAACAGACATGAGAAGGCAAGGCGTCCTTGTAGTGGGTGAAGGAAGCGGTGCCGGTAACTTCAGGCATATCTACATCAAGAACCTCAACATCCATGATATTTTCGGCACGGACCGCCGGACGGGAGGCATCAATTTCCATTGGCCGGCGTCGTCTGAAGCGTCATCATGATGTTCTCGCAGCCGGCGATGGCTTACACGTATAGGTGAAATCGAAGGAGGACGAATTCTGGTGAACAGCGTTACCGTCAAAGAACAGACGTATTTACAGTTTCAGCGGGACTTATGCGTATCTCGCATGGACGAACGGTACGGTGAAAAAATCAAGAGATGGAATGCGGCCTCAGCTCATTGGTTCCGTGGTAACCGTATTAGAACACATGAACAAGTATACCGCATACAGTTAATTAGCAAAAAGAACTTTGATCATCCAAGGTTCTTTTTGCTTTTTTTGTTTAAGCATAGAGATCAGAATCATAAGTTCGGAGAGTGCAGGTCTGCTATGCTATAATGAAGAAAAGAAATAATAAGAGTTAATTATATACTTATTTACGTTATTTTGCGATAAAAATAACGTTTTTGCGTAAAAATAATTTGGGCGGAAGGCGGTTTGCTATGCACTCTATCTACGAACGAATTGAATATCTGATTAAACGGCAAGGACTTACCAAAAAAGCTTTCTCTGAGCAGCTGAAAATTAGCACCGGCAACATGGGGGACTGGAAGCGGGGCAAGTCGACACCCGGCACGCATAAGCTGATTGAGATCGCCGCTTTTTTTGATGTCAGCCTTGATTGGCTGATTCTGGGCAAACAGAATGCAAACACACTGAAAGAAAGTGGAGAGGATTATTTTTTTGGCCAAATACGGCAACCGAATTGCCAAACGGACGAATTGCTGCCGAAGGAGAAGGAATTTATCAAGGAATATATTGAATTTACTAATTACCGTAAGCATAAGGCGAACGGGGAAGGTTCTTTATGAGTATATTAATATTTATCCTGCCTGGGGTCCAGCCCATTGAAAATTCTTAAGCGGGCATCTTTACTTTTTGCTGCAATGGATTTATAATATTGAATGTTGGCCTCAAACAAAGCTTTAAATTTGTACACACTGCGCGGTAGTGGTGGAATGGCAGACACGCTATCTTGAGGGGGTAGTGGGTGTATACCCGTGGAGGTTCGAGTCCTCTCTACCGCATAACATTCAACAAGAAAAAAACCTTGATTAATCAAGGTTTTTTTTGTTGAATTCTGTAAAACCGTCTTTGATAGATGTAAAAACAAGGTGAAGGTATTGTGCCAGAGCGTTATGACCAGCTTCCTCTGGTACTTTCTGTCTGTGAAACGAATTGTACACCTCTGCGGGTCCCTTAAGCCGCTCCTGAATCAGAGTACTTCATCTGATGAGGAGCGGCTTTTTGTATACAAAGATTGCTGCCGCGTGATGTCCAAAGCTTAGGATGGGGGCAAACCCAAAAGCTCTGAAACCTGGCGCCGGTAGCGTTCCGCTTTGCGGGTGCCATGGATCAGGTTGGATAGGCGATAAGGCGGGATGTTGTAGATCTCACAGAATTTTTTCTGATCCAGATGCAGCTCTGTCAGCCGTTGCTTGATTGCCCAGCCGTAGGGAGTGATGGGACGTTTACTGTTCAAAAGGGGCTCACCTCTTATCGACTATCCAGCCGTATGATATAATGGGATAAGGCATAATAATAGTTAATTATATACTTTTTTACGTCATTTTACAATAAAAATTACGTAAATAAGTGCTTTTTTAAATACATTGGAGGGCGGTTAGCCGATGCAGTCCATCTATGAACGAATTGAATACCTGATTAAGCAAAAGGGAATCACTAAGAAAAAGTTTTGCGAACAGTTAAATATCAGCACAGGGAACATGGGGGATTGGAAACGGGGTAAGTCAACACCAGGGACGCATAAGCTGATTGAGATCGGGGCGTTTTTTCAAGTGAGTCTGGATTGGCTGATCTTAGGCAAAAAGACACCTGAAATGGTGCGTGAAGGATCGGAGGATTATTTTTTTGGCCAATTACGGCAATTGAATTGCCAAAGCGATGAGCTGAAGCCGGAAGAGCAGAATTTCATTAAGGAATACTTCGAATTTACCCAATACCGCAAGCAAAAAGAAACGGAAGAAAATTCTTAATACAACATCACCGCGCGGTAGTGGTGGAATGGCAGACACGCTATCTTGAGGGGGTAGTGGATGTATATCCGTGGAGGTTCGAGTCCTCTCTACCGCATAACATGTAATTAGCAAAAAGCCCTCATTCTTACAATTACTCCGATAAAAAATGACAGCAACTAGCGCGTATGCCGGACAACATCTGCCTTACCGCTGATGCTTTAGCCCTGCAGCGTTCGCCGAAAGACAGCTATTATTGGCACAAAAAAGGTATTGGAAACGGGTGGCTGGAGGTTTAATTTAATTAAGCATGCGAAGAATTTCCTTCGCATGCTTTTTTACGTTGAAGTCACACTGCCTTGCGCGGTTTTTTTTGACTTAAGGGCTGCCCAAAAGGGCAGAATCCGCGTGCCCTTTTGGACGATGGCAGGAGATCTCCCGAGCTATAGGATAGGTACATAGAGAAAACATTTAGCTAAGAGGAGACGATACTGAAATGGCAAAAATATTATACAGACTGGGGTTTTGGTCGGCGAAAAACCGGCTAAAAGTCCTTCTGGGCAGCATTACGCTTTTAGTGGCGGCGGCGATTGTAGCGTTATCGATGGGAGTTCATTTTGGTGAGGAGACTTCCATCCCCGGACTTGCCTCGCAAAAAACACTCGAGGTTATGGAAAAGGAATTTCCAAACCCGCAAAGTGGACTCGGTAAAACCCAACTGGTGCTGAAGGCTCCGGACAATGAAAGGTTATCCTCTGAGACTGCAAAGCAGCTCGTTACCGCCAAACTCAAGGAAGTGGCAGCAGATCCGGAGGTGACATCAGTAGTAAGTCCATATGACAATCATTCATTGAATGCGGACAGCACCATCGGTTACGCAACAATTACCTATGCGGTACCAGGCGATGAAGTAACGGATGAATCCAAAGATTCAGTTAATGAGATTGCAGAGAGCCTTCGTGATGCCGGCTGGCAGGCTGAATTGATTGGAGACGGCTATGTAAAAATGGCGACCAGCAGTCCGACCGAAGCGCTCGGCGTGCTTCTGGCCCTGGTAATCCTTGCTGTTGCACTAGGTTCCATCCTTACCGGTGTCCTTCCGATTGTGACGGCAGGTTTAGGGCTCGGATTTGGTATTATGCTGATTATCATCGGAACCAGTTTCCTGGACGTTCCTTCGTTTGCTTTATCACTGGCAGGTATGCTTGGATTGGCTGTAGGTATTGACTATGCTTTGTTCATTATCGCCAGATACCGCCAGCAGCTTGCAGAAGGTTATGAGCGGCGGGAAGCGATTGCCATCGCGAACGGCACGGCTGGGAGTGCGGTTGTGTTTGCCGGAGTAACGGTTATTATCGCTCTGGTCGGTTTTTCCTTCGTTGGAGTACCGTTCCTTACGGCTATGGGTATGGCTGGTGCACTTACTGTATTTACCGCAATACTTATGACGATATTCGTTGTACCGGCAATTTTGGACCTGCTGGGGGGCAAGGTTAAAGCGCCTGCCAAGCGGGCAGGAAGCAAGCAGAAGCCGGCGGGCCGCAGCAATCTGTGGGGGAGATTCGTTACCGGTCATCCTTTAGTGGCTGTCCTGCTGGGAGTAGCGCTGCTTGCAACCATTGCTCTGCCATTCTTCCACATGGAGACAGGTCTTGGAAATGATGGCCATAAATCGCCGGATAAAACCGAACGCCGGGCCTATGATCTCCTTTCCGAAGCCTATGGCGAAGGGTATCATGGACCGTTAGTGCTTTTGGCTGAAACGGATGGCGGGAAAGAGGCTGCAGCCAATCTCAATAAAGTGATTGAGGAAGTAAAAACTTATCCCAACGTCGCGATGGTAAACCCGGCGGTCACCGCGCCTTCCGGAAAAGTATCGCTGATTACGGTTATGCCGGCAACAGGCCCCAATGATTCAGCAACCATTGACCTTGTCCATTTAATTCGTGATAAGGCACCCGAAATAGAGCAGCAGGATCATATTAAGATTGGTGTGACCGGCAGCACGGCTGTCAATATCGATATCACGCAGAAGTTGAATCAGGCCTTACCTGAATTCTGCCTAATCATTGTCGGCTTGGCCTTTGTACTGCTTATGCTGGTATTCCGTTCAATTCTGGTTCCGATCAAGGCCGTACTTGGATTTATTCTTTCACTTGGCGCAACTTTGGGATTTGTTACTTACGTCGTTCAGGACGGCCACTTCCAAAAATTATTCGGATTCTATGCCGAAGCACCGGTGTTTAATTTCTTGCCAATCATTGTAGTCGGCGTCCTGTTCGGTTTGGCTATGGACTATGAAGTGTTTCTGGTCAGCCGGATGCGCGAGGAATTCAAGAAGAGCGGAGATGCCAAAAAATCCGTTCTTGCCGGTATCCGCCACAGCGGCGGAGTCGTGACCGCAGCAGGGCTCATCATGGTTGCCGTCTTTACCGGGTTCATTCTGGCAGAGGAGCCTATGGTTAAGGTCATGGGGCTGGCGCTTGCCTTCGGTGTTCTCTTTGATGCTTTTATCGTCCGGATGCTCATTGTTCCCGGGGTGATGACCTTGCTTGGGAAGTCGGCCTGGTATTTTCCAAAATGGCTGGACCGCCTGCTTCCGAATCTCGACGTGGAAGGTGAGGGAGTGATGGAGGAAGTGGAGAAAAAACAGCGGGAATTTACGAAGGAATCTAACATCAGATTATTGGCTAAGCCATTAGAATAAGTTGGTTTAAGAAGCGTGGTGAGGAATCAGCAATCAAATTCAATGACAGAGAGGTGTCGCTTCATGACCCGGCTTTCAGTGGTCGCACCTGTGTATAACGAAGAGGGGAATATTTATGATCTTTATTTAAGCATCACTGATGCGTTGAAAGGGAAAATAGAGAGCTATGAAATCCTGTTAGTGAATGATGGAAGCAAAGATCGGAGTGCAGTGCTGCTCAATGAGATCGCTCAGATGGATAAGTCTGTAAAGGTCATCCACTTCGAGAAGAATTACGGACAAACGGCTGCGGTCTGGGCCGGAATAAAGAACTCAACAGGTGAATTAATCGCCCTTATGGATGCCGATCTGCAGACAGATCCCAGGGATATTTTTAGATTAATGCCCTTTATCGGGCGGATAGATTTTGTGAACGGGAAACGGATAGACCGTAAAGATACCCTGCTTAAGAAAATATCTTCACGTATCGGGAATGGAATCCGCAATTGGATCACCGGAGATTCGATTTATGATACAGGCTGTCCCATGAAGCTCTTCACACGGGAGGTAGCCGACAGCCTTTATTTATATAACGGGATGCACAGGTTTTTGCCGACATTAGCAAAGATGAACGGCTTTTCGGTCATCGAAGTCTCGGTAACCCATCAGGAAAGGAAACATGGGGTATCCAAATACAGGGTGTTGAACCGCGCATATGCAGGATTCATGGATGCCCTTGTGATCGGCTGGCTCAAAAAAAGAGTAATCCTGTACCGGATTAAGGGATGATGCTATGTGTACAGGTGCAAGTCCGGGGGTGTAAAAGGTATACTTGAGAACATAGGTCATCATGTTACAGCTTAGGGGGAGAATATTGAACGAAAAAAACGGCATGCAAAATATTAGTGATTTATTCGCTTCAAGGCTGCCGACACTAATTTGGGTATCCATTGTATATGTTGGAACTATAGTATTGCAATTTCTTAGGGAACATTTGATTTTAGAGAGTGCTGTATTTACAGGCTTATTTACAATTCATGTATTATTGCATTGGAATTCCTACAGAGTCACCTACAAAAAATTCTGGATTTACTTCTCAGTTCAAGCAGCTTTAATCTATTTGTGTGCCATTTTAATGCGTGACGGGTATCAGGCGGTTTTAATCGGGCTGCTGCCTATACTGATAGCTCAGACCCTTAGTTATTCATTCCGTGTGAAGAGAGTAGTGTTCGTTTCACTGATCAGTATTATTGTTTTTTTTGATTCTGCTCTGACTGTGGGGGATAGGGATGAACTGATCGTATTTCTTCCTATATTTCTTCTGATGCTTATTGTTGTGCTGGCTTATGCAATATTATTCTTCAAGCAGGTTCAAGAGCGGCTCAGAATTCAGAGTTTTCTGGAGGATTTAAGAGAAGCCCATGAAAAGGTAGAGGAATTAACCCTTGCCAATGAACGCCAGCGGATGGCGCGGGATTTGCATGATACACTGGCACAAGGTGTCGCCGGACTGATTATGCGGCTGGAGGCTGCAGATGCCCATATGTCACAAAATCATCCGGAGAGGGCACAGGAAATTATCAGGCAGTCTATGCAGCAGGCACGCCGGACATTGGCTGAAGCCCGGAGAGCGATTGACAATTTGCGGTTAAAGTCAGCTCCAGAGATGGATTTCAAAGAGGCCATTGCTGATGAAATTGAACATTTTAGAGAGGCTACGGGTATCGTCGTATCCACAGATTATCGTTTGAACAAACGATTATCCAGGCTGCAGATGGAACACAGCTTGCATATTGTTAAAGAATGTCTGACGAATATTGCCCGCCATGCAAAGGCGGATAAAGTATGGGTATTTGTTTCTACGCAAAACGATAAACTAATCATTGAAATTCAGGATAATGGTATCGGATTTAAAACGGATGATATCGGCAAGGATGCCGGACACTATGGACTGCTGGGAATTAAAGAGCGGGTACGGCTAATTGGAGGAGAAATTTACGTGAACAGTAACTCAGAAGGAACCCGTGTTAAGCTGGAGACACCCTTCATTAGAAGGAGAACATAAATGATTGTATATAAGATTCTGATTGTAGATGATCATTTGGTTGTCCGGGAAGGCCTAAAGCTGATTCTGGAGACAAACGAGCAGTTTCAAGTGGTTGGTGAAGCTGAAAACGGTGCAGAGGCGCTGCCAATGATTAAGGAACTGCATCCTGATGTGATCCTGATGGACTTGAATATGCCAGTTATGGGCGGACTGGAAACCATGCAAGAGTTAAAAAAACAAGGGTCTTCGATTCCGGTAATCATCCTTACAACCTATAACGAAGATGATCTAATGATAAGCGGACTGGCCATGGGAGCGAAGGGTTATTTATTAAAAGATACCAGCCGTGAGAATCTGTTCAGAAATATTGAGTCGGCAGTACGTGGAGAAACCTTGCTGTCGGCAGACATTATGGAACGCGTAATTACAGCCCGGGCGCAGCAGAAAGATTCAATCTCTCCTCAAAATGAAGCCGCTCGTTTGACCGATAAGGAAACAATTATTCTGCAGGCTGTTGCCCGGGGTTTCAAAAGCAAAGTTATTGCCATTGATATGGGAATCTCCGAACGTACAGTAAAAGCACATTTAACGGCTATTTATAATAAACTTGGAGTGGATTCACGTTCTCAAGCGGTAGCTGTTGCACTTGAGCGGGGGATTTTGGAAATGTAAACGGTCTAGTGGATGACAAGCTGGCTGGCTACTATGTGCTGCATCCGAATAATATTGGCAGATGCAGTCATAGATACTTGTAAGATGAAAAAGACTCTTCACACATGGCATTGGGCTGTGCATGAAGAGTCTTTTTTGGCTAACCGTGTAATTATTGCTCAAGCAGCTTGGCGATATCCGCCTCGATCTGGTCTGGTGTGGTCTGCGGGGCGAACCGTTTCAGCACACGGCCCTCCTGGTCTACCAGGAACTTGGTGAAGTTCCATTTGATGCTTTTGGAGCCCAGCACGCCCGGTGCTTCCTTGGAGAGGTATTTGAAGAGCGGATGCGCCCCGTCACCCTTCACATCAATCTTCTCGTACATCGGGAAGGTTACTCCATAATTAATTTCGCAGAACTCTGCGATGTCTTCACTCTCGCCCGGCTCCTGGCCTGCAAACTGGTTGCTTGGAAAGCCGAGCACTTCAAAACCGCGGTCCTTGAATTTATCGTACACTTCCTGGAGACCCTTGTACTGGGGAGTAAAGCCGCATTTGCTGGCTGTATTGACGACGAGCAGCACTTTGCCTTTGTACTTGGATAGGGATTCTTCCTGACCGCGCAGCGTGTTGGCTTCATAATCATAAATACTCATCAATGATACCTCCCGAACATTAATTTATCACAATTTAATTTTACACTATTTATCGTAAGAAGCAAGCCGTAAGGTTATAACAACATTGCATCTCCGTTTCAAACCATGTCTAATGTTTAAGTAAAAAGTATGTGCAGTTAAAATTTGGCTTGAAAAAGGAGAGAATGGACGATGACAGCATTAACAATGAAACCTTTGTACACAGCTTCTGCTACGGTCCGCGGCGGACGCGAAGGGTCGGTGGAATCCTCGGACGGTGCTCTGAAGCATGATCTCAAAATGCCAAAAGAGCTGGGAGGCCCGGGAGGTACGGGAACGAACCCGGAGCAGCTGTTCGCAGCAGGTTATGGCGCTTGTTATGAAAGCGCTCTGGCGAATATCGCCCGTAAAGAGGGCGTGAAGCTTCAGGATGTGGTTGTGACCTCCAACGTGCTGATCGGCAAGGATGAAAGTGACGGAGGCTTCAAGCTGGCGGTAAAACTGGATGTAAGCCTGCCCGGCATTGAACGCGCAAAAGCAGAGGACCTTGCCCGCAAAGCTCATGAGTTCTGTCCCTACTCCAAGGCAACCCGCGGCAATATTGAGGTTGAACTGAACGTATTGTAAACCGTATTTTTTGGAAAAAATGTCTAAATAGAGTCGGGAATTTCAGGCCGGGCCATAAATCGCAGGCGGGAGCGTCCGCTTTGGTTGACATCACCCCCAAAATTCTTTAATATGTCTAAGTATCTGTTAATGTCGCGCGTGCAATTAACTACCAAAAATTTAAATAATGGGTGATGAAGATGTCTTACAGACCGAATATTACGAATGTGACCAAAGCCAGCAGCAACGATAAGGAAGGATTATACGAGTTCATTATCAAGCTTGCTGACGGAACGGAGTGCCGCGCGTTCTACAATCGGTTTCCGGAATGGAAAATGACGAACATCAGCCGCCTGCTTAAGACGCCATGTCCGGTGTGCCGCAAAGACTTCATCTGTAAATGCATGGAAGCTTTCACAGCTGATTTCGAAGGGCAGATGCTTGGGAACGAATGGATCGACAAGGCAATCGCAGAGTAAATTGAACGGACGGTTTTGAAGGCGTGGGAGCTTATCCCGCGCTTTTGTTTTTTTTCGGGGAGGATTCTGGATATACTGTGACTATCTGAAGGGGGAGGGCAATGTGAAAGTACAAGAGGAAGCTCTAACAAACAAATCTGTCGTACTGATTGACGGGGTCTGCCATCTGTGCCAGGGGCTGGTGCGGTTCATTATCCCCCGTGATCCCCAAGGCCGGATTCTGTTTGCCCCTTTACAGAGTGAGATTTCCCGTAAGCTGACGAATGACAGCGGTCTTGTGCCCGGGCAGCTCAGCACGGTTGTCCTGCTGGAGAACGGCGTCTGCTATACGGAATCGGCTGCAGTGCTGCGGATCGCCCGCAAACTGCGTTTTCCGTGGCCTGCTGCTTATTTGCTTATCATTATCCCCCGTCCGCTGCGGGACGCCCTGTACAGGTTGGTTGCGAGGAACCGTTACCGCTGGTTCGGCCGGGATGAACAATGTATGGTTCCGACGCCGGAGATCCGGAAGCGGTTTCTGTAGAAGACATTACAAAGCGCAGCGGGTGCTCCGATAGAGCCCTGCTGCGTTTTTGGTAACAGAGAATGTCAAAATTGCCTAGTTGGTCAGCGGTTTCACGCTAAGGCTGTAGGTTTGTACCAGCTTCCACTTGCCATCTGCCGATTTCTTGACGGTTGTGACGGTTTCACCCCGGTTATCGGTGAACTGTGGACCCTTAAGCTTTTTGGTGGTCATAACGGCATAAATCGCGGCTTCATTATCATTGTAATAAATAACTTTGGATGACTCCAGTTTGGATTCCAAATCATAGGAGTTAAAAAGCTGCTTGTAAGTCTGCCCGCTCAGCTTGTAGGCTGGAGAGGACTCGTCTATGGTAGACAGTACGCCAGTCAGATCTTCTTTGTTGGTGTAATCCGTATTCGCCTGCAGCACGGCCTTGATCTGCTCTTCATCGGCTGCCGGAACGGTGATTTTGGCTTCAAGCGCTCCTGCCGGGAGGGAATACTGGACAGCCTGGATTTGCACATTGCTGATCAGCCAGCTGGAGCCGGAATCATTTTTGGTAAGCGAATAAATGTATTCTGCAGTACTGTTCGGTATGAAGGCCCCGCCGGTTCTTTCCGTTGTTTCCACAACGTCCACAGTTGCTTCCTTCTCCTTGATATCGATAATGTCCATTCTGGAAATTGTTGTGGTGACGTCGTAAGCTGCCATCTGCTCCTTAAATGCCGTTGCGGCTGCGGCCAGCGGTGACTTCGGATCGATCAGACTTATAAATCCCTCGTAATCTTCTTTGTTGGAATAGCTGACGTATTGGTCAAAAAGCTTGGAAATCCCCTTGTCGTCCGCGCTGTTCAGACTGCTTTTGATTTCTACGGAATTGGCTTTGGCGTTCCAGACTACACTTTTGCCTGTTGCTTCGCCCACGAAACGGAGCGGGACATAAGTAACGTTGTTGACCATTTTTGGAGCGGTTGCGAGCTGCTTTACGGTTCCGTTCACGGTCGCTTTTTTGCTGCCGAGCTGCAGAGTGATTGTCAGGCCTTCCTTAGAGGCTGTGATGGTGCCTGTCTTGGAATTCCACACCAGGGTAAGGCCCAGCTTCTCAAAAATCGGACGCATGGGAACGAGAATGGAACCTTGATCCTTGACTGGCGCGCTGCTGCTCAGGTTCAGTTTCTGCTGATCAACGGTTACGGTGATAGGCTGCTCTGCCGCTGCTGCCGATACGCTGATAACACCGGATATGGCTACAGCGGCAAGAAAACCGGGTACAAATTTCATGTGTCGAAAATCTCCTTTGTTATATGTTGGGGGGCGGCAAATGATGGACGTATAAATTATACAGGACAATAATGGTTCGGGGAATATCCTGTGCTGGATATAAGAGCTGACGGAATTTTGGGAAAGTAAAAAAAGGTATTGCTGTGATCTCATATATATGCTACTATAGCTGTAAATTATAGGAATAGTAACGGAAGTACCGTTCAATGACCGTATCCCACGGTTATTGGCGGTGCTTTTTTTGTTGTCTTTTTGCAGAAAGGAGAGTGTGACATGGCAGCGAGAATCGTTCTCGCAGTACGCGAAAGCCAATACATTGAGCCCTTGCTCCACTATATACACCATAGTGAATATGGAGGGATGCTGCGGGTCAGCGCGTTCAGCATGCTGGATGCCTTTATGGAATTTATGCAGGGGGAGGAAGTCCCGGACGCGGTTGTAGGAGATCCTTCTTTTATTGAGGCGTGGCTGGTGGAAGGGAGGAATTCAGTGCCGTGGGCAGTTCTTAGTGATGATGGGGACATCCGCGGCAATCCCTCCGGGAGTCTGGCGGGCGGACAAATGATTATCAAGTATCAGGCGCTGCCTTCCCTGCTGGAGTCCATACTTCAGCTATGTGATCTGAAGCGAAGCCGG
This genomic interval carries:
- a CDS encoding MMPL family transporter, with translation MAKILYRLGFWSAKNRLKVLLGSITLLVAAAIVALSMGVHFGEETSIPGLASQKTLEVMEKEFPNPQSGLGKTQLVLKAPDNERLSSETAKQLVTAKLKEVAADPEVTSVVSPYDNHSLNADSTIGYATITYAVPGDEVTDESKDSVNEIAESLRDAGWQAELIGDGYVKMATSSPTEALGVLLALVILAVALGSILTGVLPIVTAGLGLGFGIMLIIIGTSFLDVPSFALSLAGMLGLAVGIDYALFIIARYRQQLAEGYERREAIAIANGTAGSAVVFAGVTVIIALVGFSFVGVPFLTAMGMAGALTVFTAILMTIFVVPAILDLLGGKVKAPAKRAGSKQKPAGRSNLWGRFVTGHPLVAVLLGVALLATIALPFFHMETGLGNDGHKSPDKTERRAYDLLSEAYGEGYHGPLVLLAETDGGKEAAANLNKVIEEVKTYPNVAMVNPAVTAPSGKVSLITVMPATGPNDSATIDLVHLIRDKAPEIEQQDHIKIGVTGSTAVNIDITQKLNQALPEFCLIIVGLAFVLLMLVFRSILVPIKAVLGFILSLGATLGFVTYVVQDGHFQKLFGFYAEAPVFNFLPIIVVGVLFGLAMDYEVFLVSRMREEFKKSGDAKKSVLAGIRHSGGVVTAAGLIMVAVFTGFILAEEPMVKVMGLALAFGVLFDAFIVRMLIVPGVMTLLGKSAWYFPKWLDRLLPNLDVEGEGVMEEVEKKQREFTKESNIRLLAKPLE
- a CDS encoding organic hydroperoxide resistance protein — protein: MKPLYTASATVRGGREGSVESSDGALKHDLKMPKELGGPGGTGTNPEQLFAAGYGACYESALANIARKEGVKLQDVVVTSNVLIGKDESDGGFKLAVKLDVSLPGIERAKAEDLARKAHEFCPYSKATRGNIEVELNVL
- a CDS encoding helix-turn-helix domain-containing protein; translation: MHSIYERIEYLIKRQGLTKKAFSEQLKISTGNMGDWKRGKSTPGTHKLIEIAAFFDVSLDWLILGKQNANTLKESGEDYFFGQIRQPNCQTDELLPKEKEFIKEYIEFTNYRKHKANGEGSL
- a CDS encoding thiol-disulfide oxidoreductase DCC family protein; translation: MKVQEEALTNKSVVLIDGVCHLCQGLVRFIIPRDPQGRILFAPLQSEISRKLTNDSGLVPGQLSTVVLLENGVCYTESAAVLRIARKLRFPWPAAYLLIIIPRPLRDALYRLVARNRYRWFGRDEQCMVPTPEIRKRFL
- a CDS encoding copper amine oxidase N-terminal domain-containing protein codes for the protein MKFVPGFLAAVAISGVISVSAAAAEQPITVTVDQQKLNLSSSAPVKDQGSILVPMRPIFEKLGLTLVWNSKTGTITASKEGLTITLQLGSKKATVNGTVKQLATAPKMVNNVTYVPLRFVGEATGKSVVWNAKANSVEIKSSLNSADDKGISKLFDQYVSYSNKEDYEGFISLIDPKSPLAAAATAFKEQMAAYDVTTTISRMDIIDIKEKEATVDVVETTERTGGAFIPNSTAEYIYSLTKNDSGSSWLISNVQIQAVQYSLPAGALEAKITVPAADEEQIKAVLQANTDYTNKEDLTGVLSTIDESSPAYKLSGQTYKQLFNSYDLESKLESSKVIYYNDNEAAIYAVMTTKKLKGPQFTDNRGETVTTVKKSADGKWKLVQTYSLSVKPLTN
- a CDS encoding glutathione peroxidase; the encoded protein is MSIYDYEANTLRGQEESLSKYKGKVLLVVNTASKCGFTPQYKGLQEVYDKFKDRGFEVLGFPSNQFAGQEPGESEDIAEFCEINYGVTFPMYEKIDVKGDGAHPLFKYLSKEAPGVLGSKSIKWNFTKFLVDQEGRVLKRFAPQTTPDQIEADIAKLLEQ
- a CDS encoding response regulator, producing MVYKILIVDDHLVVREGLKLILETNEQFQVVGEAENGAEALPMIKELHPDVILMDLNMPVMGGLETMQELKKQGSSIPVIILTTYNEDDLMISGLAMGAKGYLLKDTSRENLFRNIESAVRGETLLSADIMERVITARAQQKDSISPQNEAARLTDKETIILQAVARGFKSKVIAIDMGISERTVKAHLTAIYNKLGVDSRSQAVAVALERGILEM
- a CDS encoding helix-turn-helix domain-containing protein; translation: MQSIYERIEYLIKQKGITKKKFCEQLNISTGNMGDWKRGKSTPGTHKLIEIGAFFQVSLDWLILGKKTPEMVREGSEDYFFGQLRQLNCQSDELKPEEQNFIKEYFEFTQYRKQKETEENS
- a CDS encoding sensor histidine kinase, encoding MNEKNGMQNISDLFASRLPTLIWVSIVYVGTIVLQFLREHLILESAVFTGLFTIHVLLHWNSYRVTYKKFWIYFSVQAALIYLCAILMRDGYQAVLIGLLPILIAQTLSYSFRVKRVVFVSLISIIVFFDSALTVGDRDELIVFLPIFLLMLIVVLAYAILFFKQVQERLRIQSFLEDLREAHEKVEELTLANERQRMARDLHDTLAQGVAGLIMRLEAADAHMSQNHPERAQEIIRQSMQQARRTLAEARRAIDNLRLKSAPEMDFKEAIADEIEHFREATGIVVSTDYRLNKRLSRLQMEHSLHIVKECLTNIARHAKADKVWVFVSTQNDKLIIEIQDNGIGFKTDDIGKDAGHYGLLGIKERVRLIGGEIYVNSNSEGTRVKLETPFIRRRT
- a CDS encoding glycosyltransferase family 2 protein — translated: MTRLSVVAPVYNEEGNIYDLYLSITDALKGKIESYEILLVNDGSKDRSAVLLNEIAQMDKSVKVIHFEKNYGQTAAVWAGIKNSTGELIALMDADLQTDPRDIFRLMPFIGRIDFVNGKRIDRKDTLLKKISSRIGNGIRNWITGDSIYDTGCPMKLFTREVADSLYLYNGMHRFLPTLAKMNGFSVIEVSVTHQERKHGVSKYRVLNRAYAGFMDALVIGWLKKRVILYRIKG